The following are encoded in a window of Thermoanaerobacter ethanolicus JW 200 genomic DNA:
- the groES gene encoding co-chaperone GroES, with protein MRLKPLGDRVVVKVIQAEEVTKGGVILPGTAKEKPQQGEVVAVGTGEYIDGKKVELEVKVGDRVIFSKYAGTEVKLDGEEYLLLRESDILAIIE; from the coding sequence ATGAGATTAAAACCGCTCGGAGACAGAGTTGTGGTCAAAGTAATCCAGGCAGAAGAAGTTACAAAAGGTGGAGTCATTCTACCTGGTACAGCAAAAGAAAAACCACAACAAGGTGAAGTAGTTGCAGTAGGAACAGGGGAATACATAGACGGCAAAAAGGTAGAATTAGAAGTTAAAGTCGGTGATAGAGTAATCTTCTCCAAGTATGCTGGGACAGAAGTTAAATTAGATGGTGAAGAATATTTACTTTTAAGAGAAAGCGATATTCTAGCAATTATCGAATAA